The Chitinophaga lutea genome contains the following window.
ACGGAACGACATTAACTTTTATTTTTGCAAAATGATCCCGATGCGATTAATTGTTGTCAATGATGCCAAAACCGCCCGCCAGTTCCTGGACGTGCATGTGGAGCTGAACCGTGGGCACGAGGGCTGGATCCAGCCACTGGACAAGGATATAGAGGAGGTGTTTGACCCGGCAAGGAACAAGACTTTCCGTTCGGGGGAGTGTGTGCGCTGGATTATGACGGACGAAAAAGGGCGGCTGACGGGACGGATTGCCGCTTTTGTCAACAAGCGGTATAAAACCAAAGGCGACGATGTGCCCGTAGGCGGCATCGGCTTTTTTGACTGCATTAACGACCAGGAGGCCGCCAACCTGCTGTTCGATACCGCCAAGACGTGGCTGCAGGAAAGGGGAATGGGCGCCATGGACGGGCCTATCAACTTCGGCGACCGCGACCGCTGGTGGGGGCTGCAGGTGGAAGGATATGTAAACCCGCCCTACGGCATGGCCTACAATCCCCCCTATTATCAGCAACTGTTCGAAAACTACGGGTTCGGGCTGTTTTTTAACCAGATCTGTTTCGCCCTGAACGTGAAAGACCGCGTGCAGGAGAAGTTTTATACCCGCCACGCGGCGCTGGCCAAAGATCCCGCCTACTCCGCCAGGCACATCCGGAAGAACCAGCTCGACAAGTTCGCGCAGGACTTCACCACCATCTACAACAAAGCCTGGGCCGGCCATGGCGGCGGCAAGGAGATCACCAAGGAGCAGACCATGCTGATTTTCCGGAAGATGAAACCCGCCATGGATGAGAAAATCGTCTGGTTCGCCTATCATAACGACGAGCCCATCGCCTGCTGGCTGAACCTGCCGGAGCTGAACCAGTACTTCAAACACATGGGCGGCAAATTCGGCCTGCTGCAGAAATTGCAGTTCCTCTGGCTGAAATGGACCGGCTCGTGCCGGAAGTTTACCGGCATCGTGTTCGGGGTGGTGCCAGAGTTCCAGGGCAAAGGCGTTGACGCGTTCATGATCATGGAAGGCGCCGCCATCATCCAGGGGCAGCACCTGTACGACGATTATGAAATGCAGTGGATCGGCGACTTCAACCCGAAAATGATCAACATCGCCGAAAGCCTGGGCACGTACCGGAGCCGCCGGCTGGTGACCTACCGTTACCTGTTCGACCGGCAGAAGGAGTTCAAACGGCACCCGATCCTGTAATTCCCGGCCTCAAAAGGGAAGGGCGCCCTCCCAGCCCCGAAGCCGCCACCAGCCCGGAGCAGCGAATTCACTTTTTAATTCCTGCTTTTTGCTTTACTTTCGAACTTTGGAAAGGAGTCAAGTCCCATCATGGAAAATTTTATTGTATCCGCCCGTAAGTACCGTCCGCAGAACTTCTCAACGGTAGTAGGGCAAGCCCATATCACCACGACACTTAAAAATGCCATCCGCAACAACCAGCTGGCGCATGCCTTCCTGTTTTGCGGGCCGCGCGGCGTGGGTAAAACCACCTGCGCCCGTATTCTGGCCAAAACCATCAACTGCGAAAACCTGCAGCCAGACGGGGAAGCCTGCAACGAATGTAATTCCTGCCGCACCTTCAACGAAGGCAGCTCCTTTAATATCCATGAGCTGGATGCGGCTTCCAATAACTCGGTAGACGATATCCGCACCCTGGTAGACCAGGTGCGCTTCGCCCCCCAGGCCGGCAAATACAAGATTTATATCATAGATGAGGTGCACATGCTCAGCTCCTCGGCGTTCAACGCATTCCTGAAAACGCTGGAAGAGCCGCCCTCATATGCCATCTTCATCCTGGCCACCACGGAAAAGCACAAGATATTGCCCACTATCCTGAGCCGTTGCCAGATATTCGATTTCAAACGCATCACCATACAGGACACGGTGGACCACCTCCAGGAAATTGTGACCAAAGAGCACATGACCGCGGAAGGCGACGCCCTGCACCTCATTGCGCAGAAAACAGACGGCTGTATGCGCGATTCCCTCAGTACGCTCGACAAAATCGTGAGTTTTACCGGGGGCAAACTGACCTACCAGAACACCCTCGAGCACCTGAACATCCTAGACTACGATTATTTCTTCAAGGTGATGGATGCCGTGCTCGTACAGGACGTGGCCGGCGCCCTGCTGATCTTCGATGAAATTCTCCAGAAGGGCTTCGAGGGCGACAACTTCCTCGGGGGCTGGGCCGAATTCCTCCGCAACCTGCTGGTGTGCAAGGAAGAGAAGGTGCTGCACCTCATGGAAGTAAGCGCCAACCTCAAAGACCGCTACAGGCAGATGAGCGGGCGGGTGAGCGCCGCTTACCTGGTGACCGCGCTGCACCTGCTGAACGAAACCGAGATCGGCTACCGCATGGCGCGGAACAAACGGCTGCATGTGGAAATGGCGCTGATCAGGCTTTGTTACCTGCAGCAGGCCGTCACCCTCGTGAGCAACGATCAGAGCGGTGAAGTGGTAAAAAAAAACCTGATTCCTGAAGGCGCCCCGCAACGGCTGAGGGCCCCGATGGCGCAGCCTATTTACGGCAAACCCGCCACCAGTAAGACAATCACACCCGAAGCACCGCGCCTGACGATAGAAGTGGAGAAAGGCGCCCAGGCGCCCGCCGCCAATACCGGCCATACCCAGCCGGCCCAACCCGTACAGGCCGCACCCGCGCCGCCGGCAGCATCCGCTCCGGCCGCCCAGCCATACACCGCGCCTGCTCCGCCGCCGGCACCCAAGCCCGCCGCCACCGCAGCGCCGCAAACCAAACTCACCGGCCTGGTCGCCATGCGCGAAGCCCTGGCCGCCAAACAGCAGCACGAAACCGCCAACGCAGCCGCGGCCGCTTCTTCCACCATCGCCTTAACGGCCGGCGCCCTCGTGGTGTACTGGGAAGAATTCATCGACCGCTTCCGCCAGGCCAATAAAATGACCATCGTGGGCAACCTCCAGCTGGCGCAGGTAGTACTGCTTGCCCCTGAAGAGATCGGGCTCATCAGCCGGAACATCGTGCAGTTCCGCTTCATGGAAGAAGAAAAACTCGAAATAGCCGATTTCTTTAAGAAGAAATTCCGGAATAAAGACCTGGTGCTCACCCTTTCGCTCGACGAAAGCCAGCAGGAAGTGGCCGATACCGGTCCCGCCCCGCTCTCGAGCCGGGAGCAGTTCGCCCGCATGATCGAAAAATATCCGCTGGTGAAAGAGCTGAAAGACAGGCTCAACATGGAACTCGATTTTTAAATCCGGTCCTTTTTGGATAATATCTATTTTTTAAACACCCTCCACCCGTATGCTTTGCGTTTTTGCGCAAAAACTTGTAGGTTTGGGCAAAATTTCGAAGAAACACTATGGCAGAAGTTATCAGAATGCCCCTTTTAAGCGATACAATGACGGAAGGGGTGATTGCGGAATGGCATAAGAAGGTAGGCGATACCGTTAAGTCCGACGATGTGATTGCGGAAGTGGAAACCGACAAGGCGACCATGGAAGTAGTGGGTTATGTGGACGGAACGTTGTTATATATAGGTGTGGAGAAAGGTAAAGCCGCAAAGGTGAATGAGATCATCGCCATTGTGGGGAAAGCCGGTGAAGATTATAAACCGCTGCTGGAAGGCAACGGTGGCGCCGCCAAAGCCGCTGCACCCGCAGCGCAGGCCGCCGCTCCCGCTCCTGCCGAGGAAAAACCCGCCGCACCTGCCACAGCCGCTCCCGCCGCCGATAACGGCGCGCTGGAACAGGCCCTGAAAGACGCTACGGTTATCCGTATGCCGCTGCTGAGCGACACTATGACCGAAGGCAAGATCGTAGCATGGAATAAAAAAGTAGGCGATGCTGTGAAGAGCGACGACGTGCTGGCCGAAGTGGAAACCGACAAAGCCACCATGGAAGTGATCGGTTACGCAGACGGTACGCTGCTGTATATCGGCGTTCCCGAAGGGGAAGCCGCCAAAGTGAACGGCATTATCGCCATCGTAGGTAAAAAAGAAGCCAATATAGAAGCCATCCTGTCTGCCGAAAAAGCAGGTAGCGCCGCTCCCAAAGCCGCAGCAGCAGGCGCACCCGCCGCTGCAGCCCCGGCCGCAACCGAAGCAGCTCCTGCTGCTGCCGCAGCCGACTCCGGCGACGGCCGCGTGAAAGCTTCTCCCCTCGCTAAAAAACTGGCGGAGGAAAAAGGCATCGATATCCGCCAGGTTCCCGGCAGCGGGGACGGTGGCCGTATCGTGAAAAAAGACGTTGACAGTTTCGTTCCTTCCAAAGCCGCACCTGCCGCTGCTCCCGCAGCCGGCGGCCCTGCAGCCGCCCCCAAAGTGGCCGCATTCGCACCCGCAGGCCAGGAAGGTTATACCGATACCCCCGTATCGCAGATGCGCAAGGTAATTGCACGCCGCCTCGGCGAAAGCAAATTCAGCGCGCCGCACTTCTACCTGACCATGGAAATCAACATGGACAAGGCTATCGAAGCCCGCGAAGGTATCAACAAGGTTTCTCCCGTGAAGGTTTCCTTCAACGATATGGTGATCAAAGCCTGCGCCATGGCGCTGCGCCTGCACCCTGACGTGAACAGCAGCTGGATGGGCGATTTCATCCGCCACAATCAGCACATCCACATCGGGTCGGCTGTTGCGGTAGACGAAGGCCTGATCGTACCGGTTATCCGCTTCGCCGATCAGAAGAGCTTCTCCCAGATCGCGGCCGAAACCAAACAGCTGAACGACAAAGCCAAAAACAAAAAACTGCAGCCGCAGGAGTTTACCGGTAACACCTTTACCGTGTCGAACCTGGGTATGATGGGCATCGAACAGTTCACCGCCATCATCAACCCGCCCGACTCCGCCATCCTGGCTGTAGGCGGCATCAAGGAAACCGTAGTGGTGGAAAACGGCCAGTTCAAGACCGCCAACATCATGAAAGTGACCATGAGCTGCGACCACCGGACCGTAGACGGTGCTGTGGGCGCCCGTTTCCTGGTAACCCTGAAAGGTTTCCTGGAAAACCCGGTAACAATGTTCGTATAGTTTATTGCATTGATAGACAGGAACGCCTCCGCACCCGCGGGGGCGTTTTTATTTCGCCCCGTTCTGCCGGCTGCATTCCGCAGCAGTATGATGGTTTCCGGGCCGCGACGCTCCGCGCAGCCCCGGCAACGTTACTGAAGAGGGGCGGCGCCATCATCATCCGGTAACCATTTCATCCACCGCAGACAACCCGCGCTCCTTTACTGCAGCCGCCGCAAACGTGTGCGTGAGCGCCGTTCGATTTTTTAGAATAATTCTAAAAATGCCACCATATTTTGTTAAATTTATATTCATACCCCCAAAATGAATCGCAATGCCGCACGTCAAACACGCCATTCGCTGGTTTGAAATACCTGTTATGAACTTCGAACGGGCGAAGGAGTTCTACAGCGCCATCCTCCAGACAGATATACAGGAATACTTTCAGGGTGCGGACCGCAGAGGGCTATTGCCGTTTGATGCGGATGAAGGCGGCATTGGCGGCGCCATTGTGCATGGCCCCGATTTTCTCAGCAGCCAGCGCGGATGCCTTGTTTACCTTTACTGCAGCGGCGGCGTAGCCGGTGTGCTCGACCGCGTGCTGGCGGCAGGCGGACGGATAGAACGGGAAGCCTCCCCTTTTCCCGAAGCCGGTCAATACGCGGTCATAGTGGACAGCGAGGGTAACCGCGTGGCGTTGTATGGGGATGAATAAACGGCCGATGCACACGACCTGTGACCGGCCGGCAATCCGTAAAAATGGTGCCCGTTGACCCAAACTGCCATATCCATCGCACCTGCCCGTCGGCCGTTCCCGTTCATTTCACACCGGGCGCCTGCAAATCTCCCGTTCCTTCCCAAATTATATTTCAATAACTTTTGAAAGTTCAAAAACATTCTATAGCTTTGGTATATGAAATTGTCAGAAGCCAAAGCACAATTCATCCAGGCCTGGGGGTTGCTGGGCGCGCAATGGGGCGTTAACCGCACGATGGCCCAGATCCATGCGTTGCTGCTGATTGCGCCCGACCCGCTGAGCGCCGAAGAGATCATGGAAGCGCTGGATATTTCCCGGGGCAATGCCAACATGAACGTACGCGAGCTCATGAACTGGGGGATTGTGGAGAAAATGCTGGTGCCGGGTGAAAGGAAAGAATTTTTCGTGGCCGAAAAAGATATCTGGAAAGTAGGCATCGCCATCGCCCGTGAAAGGAAAAAAAGAGAGCTGGACCCCATCCTGAAAGTATTGCTGCAACTCAATAAAGTAGACGGCGACCAGAAGGACAAACACGTCAAAGCCTTCCGGGAAACCATTCAGAACATCCAGAAGTTCGCCAACCAGACAGATGCCGCACTCAACGCATTCATCAAGTCGGAAGAAAACTGGTTTTACAGCACTTTGCTGAAAGTCATCCGTTAATCAACGGCCGCCTTTCAT
Protein-coding sequences here:
- a CDS encoding pyruvate dehydrogenase complex dihydrolipoamide acetyltransferase; the protein is MAEVIRMPLLSDTMTEGVIAEWHKKVGDTVKSDDVIAEVETDKATMEVVGYVDGTLLYIGVEKGKAAKVNEIIAIVGKAGEDYKPLLEGNGGAAKAAAPAAQAAAPAPAEEKPAAPATAAPAADNGALEQALKDATVIRMPLLSDTMTEGKIVAWNKKVGDAVKSDDVLAEVETDKATMEVIGYADGTLLYIGVPEGEAAKVNGIIAIVGKKEANIEAILSAEKAGSAAPKAAAAGAPAAAAPAATEAAPAAAAADSGDGRVKASPLAKKLAEEKGIDIRQVPGSGDGGRIVKKDVDSFVPSKAAPAAAPAAGGPAAAPKVAAFAPAGQEGYTDTPVSQMRKVIARRLGESKFSAPHFYLTMEINMDKAIEAREGINKVSPVKVSFNDMVIKACAMALRLHPDVNSSWMGDFIRHNQHIHIGSAVAVDEGLIVPVIRFADQKSFSQIAAETKQLNDKAKNKKLQPQEFTGNTFTVSNLGMMGIEQFTAIINPPDSAILAVGGIKETVVVENGQFKTANIMKVTMSCDHRTVDGAVGARFLVTLKGFLENPVTMFV
- a CDS encoding VOC family protein, whose amino-acid sequence is MPHVKHAIRWFEIPVMNFERAKEFYSAILQTDIQEYFQGADRRGLLPFDADEGGIGGAIVHGPDFLSSQRGCLVYLYCSGGVAGVLDRVLAAGGRIEREASPFPEAGQYAVIVDSEGNRVALYGDE
- a CDS encoding DNA polymerase III subunit gamma/tau, yielding MENFIVSARKYRPQNFSTVVGQAHITTTLKNAIRNNQLAHAFLFCGPRGVGKTTCARILAKTINCENLQPDGEACNECNSCRTFNEGSSFNIHELDAASNNSVDDIRTLVDQVRFAPQAGKYKIYIIDEVHMLSSSAFNAFLKTLEEPPSYAIFILATTEKHKILPTILSRCQIFDFKRITIQDTVDHLQEIVTKEHMTAEGDALHLIAQKTDGCMRDSLSTLDKIVSFTGGKLTYQNTLEHLNILDYDYFFKVMDAVLVQDVAGALLIFDEILQKGFEGDNFLGGWAEFLRNLLVCKEEKVLHLMEVSANLKDRYRQMSGRVSAAYLVTALHLLNETEIGYRMARNKRLHVEMALIRLCYLQQAVTLVSNDQSGEVVKKNLIPEGAPQRLRAPMAQPIYGKPATSKTITPEAPRLTIEVEKGAQAPAANTGHTQPAQPVQAAPAPPAASAPAAQPYTAPAPPPAPKPAATAAPQTKLTGLVAMREALAAKQQHETANAAAAASSTIALTAGALVVYWEEFIDRFRQANKMTIVGNLQLAQVVLLAPEEIGLISRNIVQFRFMEEEKLEIADFFKKKFRNKDLVLTLSLDESQQEVADTGPAPLSSREQFARMIEKYPLVKELKDRLNMELDF
- a CDS encoding GbsR/MarR family transcriptional regulator, with product MKLSEAKAQFIQAWGLLGAQWGVNRTMAQIHALLLIAPDPLSAEEIMEALDISRGNANMNVRELMNWGIVEKMLVPGERKEFFVAEKDIWKVGIAIARERKKRELDPILKVLLQLNKVDGDQKDKHVKAFRETIQNIQKFANQTDAALNAFIKSEENWFYSTLLKVIR